From a single Rutidosis leptorrhynchoides isolate AG116_Rl617_1_P2 chromosome 5, CSIRO_AGI_Rlap_v1, whole genome shotgun sequence genomic region:
- the LOC139850066 gene encoding RING-H2 finger protein ATL29-like → MSTNPTHAPAPPTVTYNSPPITVILTIILLLFFFIGFCSIYFCRCFMHNLFYTWHQRHNPSTADHAGPRGERAHAGLDPLIISSFPTFTYSSVKEYRRENYGLECAICLCEFKDENVLRLLTKCYHVFHQDCIDLWLGSHKSCPCCRCSLDTPISSPEKSPISANDTSVHVDHESDSNVDSIAIDINEDKPESKEEKHVVVEVDHDKGDDMTKEGFKRSKSTGHSIVNHSKGCENHDKFMLRLPHDVQAKLVPRHNWTRSCTEFGEYKSKTSSSINAGFGEVVTLDRDVHGHKNLT, encoded by the coding sequence ATGTCGACAAACCCCACGCATGCCCCGGCCCCACCAACAGTAACTTACAACTCTCCACCTATTACCGTCAttttaacaatcattctccttcttTTCTTCTTTATCGGATTTTGTTCCATTTATTTTTGTAGGTGTTTCATGCACAATTTATTTTATACGTGGCATCAACGACATAACCCCTCTACGGCCGACCATGCGGGCCCTAGAGGGGAACGTGCCCACGCTGGGCTAGACCCTTTGATCATAAGTAGTTTCCCTACGTTCACATACTCGAGTGTTAAAGAATATAGACGTGAGAATTATGGATTAGAATGTGCTATATGTTTGTGCGAATTCAAGGATGAAAATGTTCTTCGGCTTTTAACAAAATGTTACCATGTATTTCATCAAGATTGtattgatttatggttagggtcaCATAAATCATGCCCGTGTTGTCGGTGTAGTCTTGACACGCCTATTAGTTCCCCCGAAAAGTCTCCAATTTCGGCAAATGATACTTCTGTACACGTGGATCATGAAAGCGATTCTAATGTAGATTCTATCGCTATAGATATTAACGAAGATAAACCCGAAAGTAAAGAGGAAAAACATGTGGTTGTTGAAGTCGATCATGATAAAGGAGATGACATGACAAAAGAAGGATTTAAAAGGTCAAAATCGACCGGGCATTCAATTGTTAACCACTCAAAAGGATGTGAAAACCACGATAAGTTTATGTTACGACTGCCACATGATGTGCAAGCGAAACTCGTTCCAAGACATAATTGGACAAGAAGTTGCACTGAATTCGGAGAATACAAAAGCAAAACATCGTCTAGTATTAATGCTGGATTTGGTGAAGTAGTAACTCTAGATAGAGATGTGCATGGACATAAAAACCTAACATAA